In Desulfomonile tiedjei DSM 6799, a genomic segment contains:
- a CDS encoding AAA family ATPase, with protein sequence MAILTMSRQFGSGIRKIRQRIATTLNYAYVDKESILNEIRTRGGKWEQWAREFDQTSPSIWEKHDWSFKGFAAILQSVLLSHALRDNVILAGRGSNFLLEGIPHAYRIRFIAPMDQRIERIAEWKSVDRKTAALIAKETDRDRAGFINAQYGKDLNDLRNYDAIYDTGKISADEIVTQVTEALLARDKLNTPEGQELLRMRAAAARIKSALITDPQLYVPTLDVESTESGLVLHGIVHNAKQYKLIEEAAQLLARKVPLTINLRFRA encoded by the coding sequence ATGGCAATCTTGACCATGTCAAGACAGTTCGGAAGCGGTATCAGGAAGATCCGTCAACGGATCGCAACAACGTTGAATTACGCATATGTGGACAAAGAGAGCATTCTGAATGAAATACGAACCAGAGGGGGGAAGTGGGAGCAATGGGCGAGAGAGTTCGATCAGACTTCACCTAGTATCTGGGAAAAGCACGATTGGTCTTTCAAAGGCTTTGCGGCCATCCTCCAAAGTGTATTGCTCAGCCATGCTCTTCGCGACAACGTGATATTGGCGGGAAGAGGCTCCAACTTTCTTCTCGAAGGTATTCCCCATGCTTACAGAATTCGGTTTATCGCACCGATGGATCAGAGAATCGAACGAATTGCTGAATGGAAATCCGTCGACCGAAAGACGGCAGCCTTAATTGCGAAAGAGACGGATAGAGATCGGGCAGGATTCATCAATGCCCAGTATGGAAAGGATTTGAACGATCTCCGGAATTATGATGCGATATACGATACAGGTAAGATCTCTGCCGATGAGATAGTGACGCAAGTCACCGAGGCCCTTCTGGCGAGAGACAAATTGAATACACCCGAGGGCCAGGAGCTTCTCAGGATGCGTGCAGCGGCAGCCAGAATCAAGTCCGCTCTCATTACGGACCCCCAGCTTTATGTGCCCACATTAGACGTCGAATCCACTGAATCAGGGTTGGTGCTCCATGGCATCGTTCACAATGCCAAGCAATACAAGCTAATTGAAGAGGCTGCTCAGTTATTGGCCAGGAAGGTTCCCTTGACGATCAATCTCCGTTTCCGCGCTTAG
- the rffA gene encoding dTDP-4-amino-4,6-dideoxygalactose transaminase has translation MVQIPFNKPFCVGKELYYMAQAVMVDSHISGDGRFTRLCHQWLEQRLNGQKAFLTHSCTAALEMAAILCDLQPGDEVIMPSFTFVSTANAFVLRGAVPVFVDIRQDNLNIDERVIESAVTDRTKAVVPVHYAGVACDMDAIMSIAESKQLIVIEDAAQALLSTYKNAYLGTVGHFGCLSFHETKNVISGEGGALLVNQPEFAERAEIIREKGTNRSKFFRGEIDKYSWVDLGSSFLPSELIAAFLYAQLEHAEHINRTRRIIFDRYYSELQPLARSGHIRLPFISEECSSNGHLFYIITRSPEERSGLIESLKSNGVHAIFHYVPLHSSQAGRKFGKVAGPMTVTDDLSERIVRLPLYYAMTPEEVDRVVELIWNFYKPQAGQNGR, from the coding sequence ATGGTCCAAATACCTTTCAACAAGCCCTTTTGCGTAGGAAAAGAGCTGTACTATATGGCTCAGGCCGTCATGGTCGATTCTCATATTTCCGGAGACGGCCGATTCACTCGATTATGTCATCAATGGCTTGAACAGAGACTAAACGGGCAGAAGGCTTTCCTCACCCACTCCTGTACCGCCGCTCTCGAAATGGCTGCAATATTGTGCGATCTTCAACCGGGCGACGAGGTGATCATGCCGTCGTTCACCTTTGTTTCCACGGCAAACGCTTTCGTACTCCGCGGTGCGGTGCCTGTTTTCGTCGATATACGACAGGATAATCTGAATATAGACGAACGCGTAATCGAGTCTGCGGTAACCGACAGAACAAAAGCAGTGGTTCCGGTGCATTACGCGGGTGTAGCCTGCGATATGGATGCAATTATGAGTATTGCCGAATCAAAGCAACTCATTGTTATCGAGGACGCTGCTCAGGCGTTGTTAAGCACGTACAAAAATGCGTACTTAGGTACAGTGGGCCATTTCGGTTGTTTGAGTTTCCATGAAACGAAGAATGTTATCAGCGGTGAAGGCGGCGCACTGCTGGTGAACCAGCCTGAATTTGCAGAACGTGCGGAAATCATAAGAGAAAAAGGCACAAACAGATCCAAGTTCTTTCGAGGCGAAATCGACAAATATAGCTGGGTGGACCTGGGCTCCTCTTTTCTGCCCAGTGAACTGATAGCAGCGTTCCTGTACGCGCAATTGGAGCACGCGGAGCATATCAACCGAACCCGGCGCATTATCTTCGATCGGTACTATTCCGAGCTACAGCCCTTGGCCAGGAGCGGGCACATACGGTTGCCTTTTATCAGTGAAGAGTGCTCTTCCAACGGACACCTGTTTTATATCATAACGAGATCTCCCGAGGAGCGATCCGGCCTTATTGAGAGCCTCAAATCCAATGGTGTTCATGCCATTTTCCATTACGTTCCGCTTCATTCTTCTCAGGCTGGCAGAAAATTCGGCAAAGTGGCCGGTCCTATGACAGTGACCGATGACTTAAGTGAACGCATCGTCAGATTGCCGCTCTACTATGCAATGACCCCGGAAGAAGTCGATCGCGTTGTAGAGCTGATCTGGAATTTCTACAAACCGCAGGCAGGACAAAATGGGCGATGA
- a CDS encoding TerC family protein, whose translation MDLGILGTVNFDWEFFSGFASIILINIVLSGDNAVVIAMAVRALPRAKRQKGIIIGTALAVALRVILTFFVARFLQTPYLKLAGGLIIVWLAVKLFADVNTEDNHEQDTNSIWQAVKLILIADITMSLDNVLGVGAASRGNFFLLLFGLATSIPIMIFTSNLLSMLMDRYPIIVYVGAALLGKVGAEMIVTDPTLVTVLPQSEAFLYGVEAIAAVGVIIVGKLWARFTLPESAAVPCKVATATSTPCPSVKANYKDKGPKS comes from the coding sequence ATGGATCTAGGAATACTTGGAACTGTTAATTTCGATTGGGAATTTTTCTCAGGCTTTGCGAGCATCATCCTTATCAACATTGTGTTGTCCGGCGATAACGCAGTGGTCATTGCTATGGCCGTGAGGGCGCTGCCCAGAGCGAAACGCCAGAAAGGAATCATTATCGGGACTGCCCTCGCGGTGGCTCTCAGGGTGATCCTTACATTCTTTGTGGCGCGATTTCTTCAGACCCCCTATCTCAAATTGGCAGGTGGACTCATTATTGTCTGGCTTGCTGTCAAACTCTTCGCTGATGTGAATACAGAAGATAATCACGAGCAAGACACAAATAGCATTTGGCAGGCCGTCAAATTGATCCTGATTGCCGATATAACAATGTCTTTGGACAACGTATTGGGCGTCGGAGCTGCTTCTCGAGGAAACTTTTTCCTGCTGTTATTCGGTTTGGCCACAAGCATTCCTATCATGATATTTACAAGTAACCTTCTGTCTATGCTTATGGACAGATATCCCATAATCGTTTACGTAGGTGCGGCTCTGCTCGGGAAAGTCGGCGCCGAGATGATCGTAACCGATCCCACGCTGGTAACGGTTTTGCCCCAGAGCGAAGCGTTCTTGTATGGGGTAGAGGCGATTGCAGCAGTTGGGGTCATTATTGTAGGAAAGCTCTGGGCTCGTTTCACGCTGCCGGAGTCTGCTGCTGTACCCTGTAAAGTAGCGACTGCAACTTCAACCCCATGTCCATCGGTTAAGGCGAATTATAAGGACAAGGGACCCAAAAGTTAG
- a CDS encoding ABC transporter permease — translation MLLIDLLETSIRQIYRNKRRYKGAVIGTALGIAGLIVVATIGESVESAIGRNLEMLGSATIVKAAWDHRSQTWHKGQYYESDVVQLRQLPGIMQVSPTVWKAREQIDFQKSNMKARIGGVEANFFETLHLPVAKGRSILPPDAKERRQICIIGETIEKEFFHDGHAVGNAILVQGLSFEVIGVLGGTEDPEYMETVLIPLTVAKTKLKNMTEITDIYIRAIDWDAAPQVHRAATYLLRKNHPGYAEAMQITYYADRISAIKTVVLIFKLFLYGAIAVTLILGGLGITNVMLAIVNERTREIGLREALGATEPMIMRQFLCESLAVSLVGASIGITVGITMVQTLNSVIGTYANNSVFVISIFLAVAIGIILGVVSGLIPARRAGKLNAVEAMKFE, via the coding sequence ATGCTGCTCATAGATCTTCTGGAGACATCAATCCGGCAGATATACCGAAACAAGAGGCGCTACAAAGGTGCCGTCATAGGCACCGCCCTGGGAATTGCCGGTCTTATAGTTGTGGCAACCATCGGAGAGTCTGTTGAGAGTGCAATAGGCAGAAATCTGGAAATGCTCGGTAGTGCAACCATTGTAAAAGCAGCCTGGGATCACAGATCCCAGACCTGGCACAAAGGTCAGTACTATGAAAGCGATGTGGTGCAGCTCAGGCAATTGCCGGGAATTATGCAGGTGTCTCCGACCGTCTGGAAGGCCAGAGAGCAGATCGATTTTCAGAAGAGTAATATGAAGGCGCGTATCGGCGGGGTTGAAGCAAACTTCTTCGAAACACTCCACCTGCCCGTTGCCAAAGGAAGAAGCATACTCCCGCCTGATGCGAAGGAACGGCGCCAGATATGCATTATTGGTGAAACTATTGAAAAAGAATTCTTCCATGATGGACATGCCGTGGGGAATGCCATTTTAGTGCAAGGGCTTTCGTTTGAAGTGATCGGGGTACTTGGAGGAACAGAAGATCCTGAATATATGGAAACGGTGCTCATTCCTCTTACCGTTGCCAAAACGAAACTCAAAAATATGACTGAAATTACTGATATATATATCAGAGCAATCGATTGGGATGCAGCCCCGCAGGTGCATCGTGCTGCGACGTATCTCCTCAGGAAGAATCACCCCGGGTACGCGGAGGCAATGCAAATCACCTATTATGCTGACCGGATCTCGGCAATAAAGACTGTCGTGCTCATATTCAAACTGTTTCTCTATGGCGCAATAGCGGTCACGCTGATTCTGGGAGGACTCGGGATTACCAATGTGATGCTCGCGATCGTGAATGAAAGGACCCGCGAGATAGGTCTGAGAGAAGCCCTCGGTGCCACGGAACCCATGATCATGAGACAGTTCTTATGCGAGTCCCTCGCAGTCAGTCTTGTGGGGGCCTCTATCGGAATAACCGTTGGAATCACGATGGTTCAGACGTTGAATTCCGTGATCGGAACGTACGCCAACAATTCCGTATTTGTCATAAGCATTTTCTTGGCGGTCGCCATCGGCATTATACTGGGTGTGGTGTCCGGGTTGATTCCTGCTCGTCGTGCCGGAAAACTCAATGCAGTGGAAGCAATGAAATTCGAATGA
- a CDS encoding glycosyltransferase family 2 protein — MTDLRSGISIVIPVYNSEKSLFALISRLKPALDCLGRNYELILVNDGSKDRSWDIMHALASDHSWIRAINLMRNYGQHNALLCGMRAARFDITITMDDDLQNPPEEIPLLLDALDKGFDVVYGTPSVRQHGLWRNLAAQITKLSFRAALGSEIAYQSSAFRAFRTALRNAFADYRGSFVSIDVLLTWGTSDFTSVTVRFEPRHAGVSNYTFAKLAMHALTMITGFSTLPLRLASFVGFGFMFFGIGVLCYVIGRYLLQGSSVPGFPFLASVIAIFSGVQLFCLGIIGEYLARMHFRMMEHPTYAIRSEIVPPSEPVQTNALSKQ, encoded by the coding sequence ATGACTGATTTGAGAAGCGGAATTTCCATAGTCATTCCGGTGTATAACAGTGAGAAGAGCCTTTTTGCACTCATTTCGAGATTGAAGCCCGCGTTGGATTGTCTTGGCAGGAACTACGAGTTGATTCTGGTCAACGACGGAAGCAAAGACCGCAGTTGGGATATAATGCATGCTCTTGCATCTGACCATAGCTGGATCAGAGCCATTAACCTCATGAGGAATTATGGCCAGCACAATGCTCTTTTGTGCGGCATGAGAGCAGCTCGATTCGATATCACGATCACTATGGACGACGATCTTCAGAATCCTCCGGAAGAAATACCTCTGCTTCTCGACGCTCTGGACAAAGGTTTTGATGTTGTGTACGGGACCCCATCCGTTCGACAGCATGGATTGTGGCGCAATCTGGCTGCTCAAATAACAAAACTCAGCTTCAGAGCAGCACTGGGATCTGAAATCGCGTATCAATCCAGTGCGTTTCGCGCTTTTAGAACAGCGCTCAGGAATGCCTTTGCAGATTATCGCGGCTCATTCGTTTCCATCGATGTGTTACTTACCTGGGGGACTTCGGATTTTACATCAGTGACGGTCCGTTTTGAGCCTCGGCATGCCGGGGTATCCAATTACACCTTTGCCAAACTGGCGATGCACGCGTTGACCATGATCACGGGATTCAGCACGCTTCCTTTACGGCTGGCCAGCTTTGTGGGATTCGGGTTCATGTTTTTCGGAATAGGAGTCCTCTGCTACGTCATCGGCCGATATCTACTGCAGGGGAGCAGCGTGCCGGGATTTCCTTTCTTAGCGTCGGTAATCGCAATCTTTTCCGGGGTCCAGCTCTTTTGCCTCGGCATAATAGGAGAATACTTGGCTCGCATGCACTTTCGCATGATGGAACACCCGACATATGCAATACGCTCGGAAATTGTACCCCCATCGGAGCCGGTTCAAACCAATGCGCTTTCAAAGCAGTAA
- a CDS encoding site-2 protease family protein: MNDTRPRFRPDILLHAHDEAYGGQSIILEDPVSNKFFRISSYEFELLKVLDGTRSLRDAIERLKLSGRYFTLNHAAKLVDKFSKAGLLLGTIYGTSGVQKELKERVETELQKRSILKLYYLYVPLLNPDAFLEKTLFLWRMLVNRVTLTILSCLIPGAFYLLITGFQRFDFEYLFFFNIQNLIVLWIALVLVKLVHEFAHAYVAKSRGLRVPEMGIAFLIFFPCLYCNTTAAWQLSDRRERMLIGLAGILSEFAVAVFAIYIWYFTKPGIVNSVAFYLMAISVISSLFFNGNPLLKFDGYFVLIDWLRMPNLQAKSFAVLRYLFMNRVLGIDSVEAPPSSGREFSILVSYGVSAVLYRFVLYAGILERIYTKFDKTLGVILAATAFFMFIVRPLSKGAMNLFTKKSEMRFRPGGVAVFLIVSISVIALISFPWSDHSVYPCYLESALVRQIVVPAEAPVSEVRVKQGDSVRSGEVIFRLNPLPLKYELKNKQVEHQLVRTEIAIIRDSQQDLYKLDLKYIELSQIEDAIKRIEEDLALIEWKAPFDGAITTLSPVFQPGASPGKGSVVGEMANCTACEVQALLPESDVSAIMKNGTVSAWWPVGTGMSVNLTVREINPFKTENLDGSPFSSRFGGEIATEIKDQIGKDAPLDPYYLCRMDFPNPTGIPLGMTGRLVVKHPPKSIFRRVVDAAYGTFHREVVF, encoded by the coding sequence ATGAATGATACAAGACCACGTTTCAGACCGGACATTCTCCTGCACGCGCATGATGAGGCATATGGCGGTCAATCGATAATTCTCGAAGACCCTGTATCCAATAAATTCTTCCGTATCTCCTCATATGAATTCGAACTCCTCAAAGTATTGGACGGAACACGCTCTCTCCGCGATGCGATTGAACGTTTGAAGTTGAGCGGCAGATATTTTACGCTCAATCACGCGGCCAAACTCGTCGATAAATTCTCGAAAGCCGGACTCCTCCTGGGAACGATCTACGGAACCTCCGGGGTTCAGAAAGAATTGAAGGAGAGGGTCGAGACGGAACTCCAGAAGAGGAGCATACTCAAACTCTACTATCTCTACGTTCCACTTTTGAACCCCGATGCTTTCCTTGAAAAGACACTCTTCCTATGGCGGATGCTCGTAAACCGAGTCACGCTTACGATCCTGTCTTGTTTGATCCCCGGAGCGTTTTACCTCCTGATAACGGGATTTCAGCGCTTTGATTTTGAGTACTTATTCTTCTTTAACATCCAGAATCTCATTGTGCTCTGGATTGCTCTCGTGCTTGTGAAACTGGTCCATGAATTTGCCCATGCTTACGTGGCCAAGAGCCGGGGTTTGCGGGTTCCTGAGATGGGCATCGCGTTTCTCATCTTTTTTCCCTGTCTGTATTGCAATACGACGGCAGCCTGGCAGCTCTCCGATCGAAGGGAGCGCATGCTGATCGGTTTGGCGGGCATTTTGTCCGAGTTCGCTGTTGCAGTATTTGCCATTTACATTTGGTATTTCACAAAACCGGGAATTGTAAATTCGGTAGCTTTTTACCTTATGGCAATCTCTGTCATATCGTCCCTGTTCTTTAATGGGAATCCTTTACTGAAATTCGACGGCTATTTCGTACTCATCGATTGGCTTCGTATGCCGAATTTGCAGGCGAAATCGTTCGCTGTTCTAAGATATCTTTTCATGAATCGAGTCCTTGGTATCGATTCCGTAGAAGCTCCCCCTTCCTCCGGACGGGAATTCAGTATCCTCGTGAGTTATGGTGTATCGGCCGTACTGTATCGATTCGTGTTGTACGCCGGAATACTGGAGAGAATCTACACGAAATTCGACAAGACTCTGGGAGTAATTCTGGCAGCAACGGCGTTTTTCATGTTTATCGTACGGCCCTTGAGCAAGGGAGCAATGAACCTTTTCACAAAAAAATCGGAAATGCGTTTTCGGCCCGGGGGAGTGGCTGTGTTCCTGATCGTTTCGATCAGCGTGATTGCCTTGATTTCATTTCCGTGGTCCGATCATTCCGTGTACCCATGCTATTTGGAATCTGCGCTGGTGAGGCAAATTGTGGTTCCAGCGGAAGCACCGGTCAGTGAAGTACGTGTAAAGCAGGGCGATTCGGTCCGTTCGGGAGAAGTCATCTTTCGGCTAAATCCTTTGCCACTCAAGTACGAACTGAAAAACAAGCAAGTAGAACACCAACTGGTGCGAACGGAAATTGCCATCATACGAGACAGTCAACAGGACCTCTATAAATTGGATTTGAAGTATATCGAGCTTTCTCAGATTGAGGATGCCATAAAGCGAATCGAGGAAGACCTCGCTCTCATCGAGTGGAAAGCTCCGTTCGATGGAGCGATAACCACGTTGTCGCCGGTGTTTCAACCAGGTGCAAGCCCTGGCAAGGGCTCAGTCGTGGGAGAAATGGCAAACTGCACAGCGTGTGAAGTACAGGCTCTCCTCCCGGAATCCGATGTATCCGCAATCATGAAAAACGGAACCGTATCTGCCTGGTGGCCGGTGGGCACGGGCATGTCAGTCAATCTGACTGTAAGAGAGATCAACCCGTTTAAGACGGAAAACCTCGATGGTTCTCCTTTTTCGAGCCGTTTTGGAGGCGAAATAGCAACGGAAATCAAGGATCAGATCGGTAAAGATGCACCACTCGATCCGTACTATCTGTGCAGGATGGATTTTCCCAATCCAACCGGCATACCTCTCGGAATGACTGGCAGGCTTGTCGTGAAGCATCCGCCCAAGAGCATTTTTAGAAGGGTTGTCGATGCCGCGTACGGCACATTCCATCGGGAAGTCGTTTTTTGA
- a CDS encoding TolC family protein, which yields MYRARPLEAVSGGQTILTIQDCTRIALANSLDLQAVLWEEQVRDKIARAGQVKMLPRMDVFYGLMQRDRPAWSRSDVIDQEGAWEVVGPGPATGVTNFSTARERNQRYWNVQAAWSPMDALMAGYLGQIKSNDALYSRYQRVRVAQQLVGTVTSAFYRLLALYEALPKAQALENHRKNIVKDLGSLAKNALIDNQEYLNAQSLHTEAKNQLAAVYADIERQKELLAAAMNVSPCSTLKLEGSLLPLPPTMLDSCALEAAALVNRPECYQADLVFANSVADAKRLMVKFFPRVDGFIGYFRDENKFFLNKNWIDGGMRITWDLMDFTANYLEHGAAKDRVIKTDQDRAVISMGILTQVKLKTLDSMKAIDRFKRASELTQQASEALRIAVDVETAKMRGADQSLIRITREKAKANQLQAELDRLYAVGEVHSAIADLNTCAGTNYPVSTAIPVSESSPPRVSRYPVNALKSAAGLVRRALPW from the coding sequence ATGTATCGTGCGCGTCCTCTTGAAGCGGTGAGCGGCGGACAGACAATTCTAACAATCCAGGATTGCACGCGAATAGCGTTGGCGAATAGTCTCGATTTGCAGGCTGTGCTATGGGAAGAGCAGGTTAGAGACAAAATAGCGCGAGCCGGCCAAGTCAAAATGTTGCCCCGAATGGACGTATTTTATGGACTCATGCAGCGCGACCGGCCCGCATGGAGCCGCAGTGATGTTATCGATCAGGAAGGTGCATGGGAAGTGGTCGGGCCTGGACCTGCAACGGGTGTGACAAACTTTTCCACGGCTCGAGAACGGAATCAGCGCTACTGGAATGTCCAGGCTGCCTGGTCACCCATGGATGCGCTCATGGCAGGGTACCTCGGGCAGATCAAAAGCAATGACGCGCTGTACTCGCGTTATCAGCGTGTTCGCGTCGCACAGCAACTGGTGGGAACAGTAACTTCTGCATTTTACCGGCTTCTTGCATTGTATGAAGCACTGCCCAAGGCCCAGGCTCTCGAGAATCACCGCAAGAACATTGTGAAGGATCTCGGAAGCCTTGCGAAGAATGCTCTGATCGATAACCAGGAATACCTCAATGCACAAAGCCTCCATACTGAGGCCAAGAACCAGTTAGCGGCTGTTTACGCTGACATTGAAAGGCAAAAGGAGCTATTGGCTGCAGCTATGAACGTCAGTCCTTGCAGCACTTTGAAGCTTGAAGGCAGTCTCCTGCCGCTTCCGCCAACAATGCTGGATTCATGTGCATTAGAGGCAGCAGCTCTTGTGAATCGACCCGAATGCTATCAGGCTGATCTAGTGTTCGCAAATTCCGTGGCAGACGCAAAACGGCTGATGGTGAAATTCTTCCCACGAGTTGATGGATTCATCGGCTATTTTCGCGATGAGAACAAATTTTTCCTCAACAAAAACTGGATTGACGGTGGAATGAGAATCACCTGGGATCTCATGGATTTCACAGCGAATTACCTCGAGCATGGAGCAGCGAAAGACAGGGTCATTAAAACCGATCAGGACCGGGCTGTTATTTCCATGGGCATTTTGACTCAGGTTAAACTCAAGACGCTTGATTCTATGAAGGCAATCGATCGTTTCAAGAGAGCATCCGAATTGACGCAACAGGCGAGTGAAGCTCTGCGGATAGCTGTCGATGTGGAAACAGCCAAAATGAGAGGAGCCGATCAATCGCTCATTCGCATAACTCGAGAAAAAGCTAAAGCGAACCAGCTTCAGGCGGAACTGGACCGGCTCTATGCAGTGGGTGAAGTTCATTCGGCCATAGCAGACCTGAACACTTGTGCGGGCACGAATTATCCCGTGAGCACAGCCATTCCTGTAAGCGAATCGAGTCCACCGCGTGTTTCTCGATATCCGGTGAATGCGCTGAAGAGTGCAGCCGGACTCGTCCGAAGAGCGCTTCCTTGGTAG
- a CDS encoding efflux RND transporter periplasmic adaptor subunit produces MDTTEAPHDGLRKALAIGLELAKNAARAQTLDEFQFILVNDTRALLPFDRSMLILHMNGKSVLAAANNQPRLETRAGLVQKINELAPKLRDIRTGLVLFSNGAVADDIPPETAEELREYIASTGCQSLMLIPFVLYDKVLGHLILEFFEKVPPGQIETYTFMNMVPFFSSALAEKWLLAHDSRVRKSFFEAMSPENAVRDRKKSRIRLITAGVGLFLLLVVLWYPTTLVIGGKTEVVPDHEFVSFVEIEGVISKIMTKEGESVKKNQILAELESQEIDYKIREAKRAIKALETEAEILRGMGAENPLKLAESKLVQIKSIRARQQLEFLDWQRQFLNIKSPIDGIVLTKKVETLVGKRFKAGEPFCRIAPHENLATDVFVRESDIGYIEPNQRGSVYFNYRPDQPYAIKVQNIAPKSETVERIGAVFRVRAELMDRPPDVKPGMLGIAHIDTKNESLWFILTRRIKTKLNEIMLFL; encoded by the coding sequence ATGGATACAACCGAAGCACCTCACGATGGACTACGAAAGGCTCTTGCCATAGGGCTGGAACTGGCAAAGAACGCCGCTCGGGCCCAGACTCTCGACGAGTTCCAGTTCATTCTTGTGAACGATACGAGGGCGCTGCTCCCGTTCGATCGCTCAATGCTGATTCTTCACATGAACGGCAAATCGGTCCTGGCAGCCGCGAACAATCAGCCCAGACTCGAAACCCGAGCCGGACTGGTCCAAAAGATAAATGAGTTGGCTCCGAAGCTCAGGGATATTCGAACCGGACTGGTATTGTTCTCAAATGGAGCTGTTGCTGATGACATTCCACCTGAAACTGCTGAGGAACTGAGAGAGTACATCGCGTCTACCGGTTGCCAGTCTTTGATGCTAATTCCTTTTGTTCTCTACGATAAAGTGCTCGGTCACCTCATACTGGAATTCTTTGAAAAAGTCCCTCCCGGACAAATCGAGACCTATACGTTCATGAATATGGTCCCGTTCTTTTCGTCGGCACTGGCAGAGAAATGGCTGCTTGCTCATGACAGCCGGGTGAGAAAGTCTTTTTTCGAGGCCATGTCGCCTGAAAATGCTGTTCGAGACCGGAAGAAGTCTCGAATACGACTCATAACCGCAGGAGTCGGTCTCTTTCTCCTGCTCGTGGTGCTATGGTACCCGACCACGCTGGTTATCGGCGGAAAAACAGAAGTTGTTCCGGACCACGAATTTGTCTCTTTTGTGGAAATCGAAGGTGTCATCAGCAAGATTATGACGAAAGAGGGAGAATCCGTTAAGAAGAATCAAATTTTGGCAGAATTGGAATCCCAGGAAATCGATTACAAAATAAGAGAGGCCAAGCGTGCAATAAAGGCCCTGGAGACTGAAGCTGAAATTTTGCGAGGAATGGGAGCCGAGAACCCGCTGAAGCTTGCAGAAAGCAAACTGGTCCAGATCAAAAGCATACGAGCTCGACAACAGTTAGAGTTTCTCGATTGGCAAAGGCAATTTCTCAATATCAAGTCGCCCATTGACGGAATCGTATTGACCAAGAAAGTGGAGACGCTCGTGGGAAAGCGTTTTAAAGCCGGAGAACCATTTTGCAGGATTGCACCTCATGAGAACCTTGCAACTGACGTGTTTGTGCGAGAAAGTGATATCGGGTACATAGAGCCGAATCAAAGAGGCTCGGTGTATTTCAACTACCGACCCGATCAGCCATATGCCATCAAAGTGCAGAACATTGCTCCTAAATCGGAAACGGTGGAGCGAATTGGGGCGGTCTTCAGAGTCAGAGCAGAGCTGATGGACCGGCCTCCGGATGTCAAACCGGGTATGCTTGGCATAGCACATATAGATACAAAAAACGAATCTCTCTGGTTCATCCTGACCCGGAGAATAAAAACCAAATTGAACGAAATTATGCTTTTCCTGTAA